The DNA window ACTTCATCGAGGATCCATATTCCATTTTAGTCTTCGTATTCCAACATTGAACATTTATCCCGAGATTAACCAATTGATGCTATACCTAAGCGAGAAAGATGTTCAAGAAATTATGTTTAAAGTTTTTAGTTGCTCCACATCAGTGCCATCATATCTGTTCTCATGTGTGACATTGAGGAGCTTGGACTTGTCCATATGTAAGTTCAAAGCTCCATCGGCATTCCAAGGGTTTGTGAAGTTGATTTCTCTTAGGTTTGAGGCGGTTCATTTTGAAACTGACGTGTTTGAAACTTTCATCTCCAAGTGCCCATTACTTGAAAGACTTTCTATAATAGGATGTGACAATACTAGTAGCCTCCATATTGACATTCCTTATCTTAAGTTCTTCCACTTCATGGGTAGATCATCTTCTATTTGTTTTAGAAAAACTAGTCAGCATCTTTCAACGGTTATATTTGATGGATACAATGCTGGACCCTCGACTTATGAACCAACCAAGCTTTTGGAATGTGCACCTGTGATCAAGCACTTGCATCTCGGACCTGGTTATGTGGATGTAAGACGGTTACAATTACATAATACTATACATATCGTTATTTAAActctttggttttatttttgctTACTTTGTATGTTGTACTTCTAATATAGTTGGCATATTCTATTCTGACTTTGTGTTCctgcatttttttctttcaagtgGCTGCTATATGGAACTATGTGGAGGAAGCTTTCCCTTGGCTGTCTTAGAGTTGTTGAAGTGCCTCGCTTATGTTTTGGGTTTACAGATACTGTCTCTTCTGTTCTTTACTTGATTGTGAGCGCTCCTAACTTAGAGAAGCTTGATATCGGGGTAATTTTCTGTTTGTTCACTTACTGGGTATGTCATGTTTTATATTTTCCATTAACACTAatgttttatgtgtttttttccTTAGTTTCTTATGAGTATGGATGACATACAGCCTCTTGCTCCAGAACTATTAAAAGTAGAAGACCTCTTAGATAATGCACTAAAAAAGCTTCGAGTGGTGAACTTACGGCTCTCACACAGAAAAGAAGTAAAATCTGATCttgaatttatcaaatttatattgGCTGAATCAGTAGTACTTGAAAAGATGTCTATACGGCCTGCCTTTGGAACAGTTGCTAAGATCTTAAAACAGATACTTCGACTTCAACGTTCATCAAAGAAAGCagaaattttattcttagatcCCTGATGATGATCGGGACTGTTGATATTGATAGTGGTGAAGTGATGCTTAGGTTAGGATGTTAATTTTGTCCGAAAATGAATACGAGGTCGGTTTTagaatttcattttcttttttcatcaAAACCAGATGTAAAGTTTCTATTTGGAGTTGTATATATTCTTAACACAAGTTCCCTTTTGATGTGAATGAGTAGGTTGAATTAATGGCTGCCCATCTTACTCGTTACAACCGGTTTGTggctgtgttttttttttttttttttttgaaactatttgatctgattttagaaaataataaacttATTTAATCTTATTTGATCTGATTTTATACCTCAAGTACagcttttagtttgattaaacaGATGGCATAGGAAAGGTTTTTTTTTCAGGAAAAACAAATTTTCAtctaaaaagttagaaaataGGAAAATTACTTCACTTCTATAAAAACATTACTTTACTCAGTACTAACTGTAGTTCTAccatttacttaaaaatcaacaGCTTTTTTACTGTCTGAAAATCAACCTGCTCCACAAATAACCCGCGCAACCCACAAGATAACGGCTAAATAACAGCCACAAGTTCCTACTTCCAACTAAGCACCCACCACTTTCATACCCATAACCTGCCATTATCACCTCCATCGCCTACTTAACCAAGAACACTAATAAAGAACCA is part of the Mercurialis annua linkage group LG3, ddMerAnnu1.2, whole genome shotgun sequence genome and encodes:
- the LOC126673989 gene encoding F-box/FBD/LRR-repeat protein At1g13570-like is translated as MVKQQMKTMDNHHTKKIKRSSRADRISNLPSHIIDKILICLPIKEAVKTSVLSTKWRFNWRYLSKLVFDGTLIQTSGNPSTENRSITKPFFDMYKVLLLHRGSIFHFSLRIPTLNIYPEINQLMLYLSEKDVQEIMFKVFSCSTSVPSYLFSCVTLRSLDLSICKFKAPSAFQGFVKLISLRFEAVHFETDVFETFISKCPLLERLSIIGCDNTSSLHIDIPYLKFFHFMGRSSSICFRKTSQHLSTVIFDGYNAGPSTYEPTKLLECAPVIKHLHLGPGYVDWLLYGTMWRKLSLGCLRVVEVPRLCFGFTDTVSSVLYLIVSAPNLEKLDIGFLMSMDDIQPLAPELLKVEDLLDNALKKLRVVNLRLSHRKEVKSDLEFIKFILAESVVLEKMSIRPAFGTVAKILKQILRLQRSSKKAEILFLDP